The following coding sequences lie in one Anguilla rostrata isolate EN2019 chromosome 8, ASM1855537v3, whole genome shotgun sequence genomic window:
- the LOC135260894 gene encoding ranBP-type and C3HC4-type zinc finger-containing protein 1-like isoform X2 translates to MSSLREAHRVADSSPLLVDEKQPNPEPAEQHGSLPLYSTEELCVELTRAIEAGDTQAASQLATTLARQQVALKMQLSEKNYMDTEISLAVAVEDASSSCCITVKVFPHMTIASLKQQVFLEYGFHPRVQRWVIGQCLCAEPRSLASYGVRRDRDTAFLYLLSARQARLSRQMCQQDQESALLAPPPPSNGPASQDWRGYSTLPSRLSHGTTGNSGGGSERLGVGEIRDLLNLDQLHLNEAPVPNNPKTQLGWSCPSCTFINKPTRPGCEICSTDRPPSYRQDPPDPHRLHQEKGRREELGGAAALNGSLQYNQNPPHDQDY, encoded by the exons ATGTCATCCCTGAGGGAGGCCCACAGAG tggcaGACAGCtcccccctgctggtcgatgaGAAACAGCCCAACCCGGAGCCTGCAGAACAGCATGGTTCTCTCCCCTTATACAGCACAG aggagctgtgtgtggagctgaCGCGAGCCATCGAAGCAGGGGACACGCAGGCTGCTTCACAGCTGGCCACAACCCTGGCccgccagcaggtggcgctcaAGATGCAGCTCTCTGAGAAGAACTACATGGACACAGAGATAAG tcTGGCTGTGGCGGTGGAGGacgcttcctcttcctgttgcaTCACGGTGAAAGTCTTCCCCCACATGACCATTGCGTCGCTCAAGCAGCAG GTGTTCCTGGAGTACGGGTTCCACCCGCGGGTGCAGCGCTGGGTGATCGGGCAGTGCCTGTGCGCGGAGCCGCGCTCGCTGGCGTCCTACGGGGTGCGGCGGGACCGGGACACGGCCTTCCTGTACCTCCTCTCGGCGCGCCAGGCCCGTCTGAGCCGCCAGATGTGCCAGCAGGACCAGGAGAGCGCCCTGCtggcccccccaccgcccagcAACGGGCCCGCGTCCCAGGACTGGAGGGGCTACAGCACCTTGCCCTCCAGACTGTCCCACGGCACCACGG GCAATAGTGGGGGCGGGTCTGAGAGACTTGGTGTTGGTGAAATCCGGGACCTCCTGAACCTTGACCAGCTACATCTGAATGAAGCCCCAGTCCCAAATAATCCAAAAACACAG ctggGATGGTCGTGTCCCTCGTGTACCTTCATAAACAAGCCCACTCGTCCCGGCTGTGAGATCTGCAGCACTGACCGGCCCCCGAGCTACAGACAGGACCCGCCGGACCCACACCGCCTGCACCAG gagaaagggaggagggaagagctGGGTGGGGCGGCAGCACTGAACGGATCGCTGCAGTATAACCAAAACCCGCCGCACGACCAGGActactga
- the LOC135260894 gene encoding ranBP-type and C3HC4-type zinc finger-containing protein 1-like isoform X1 codes for MALSSGGWAHTPPPAPSPPVPRAMPSQASCHTVLMSVRVSVCHSGIRPLCLPGAGDECLRLQLSMDPGRAGEFRLALRDANGTRRSVPIVEFDLRSVRYEVKSPRCHELCLDTPPHDRISFNFCCEKEAQEWATVVMSSLREAHRVADSSPLLVDEKQPNPEPAEQHGSLPLYSTEELCVELTRAIEAGDTQAASQLATTLARQQVALKMQLSEKNYMDTEISLAVAVEDASSSCCITVKVFPHMTIASLKQQVFLEYGFHPRVQRWVIGQCLCAEPRSLASYGVRRDRDTAFLYLLSARQARLSRQMCQQDQESALLAPPPPSNGPASQDWRGYSTLPSRLSHGTTGNSGGGSERLGVGEIRDLLNLDQLHLNEAPVPNNPKTQLGWSCPSCTFINKPTRPGCEICSTDRPPSYRQDPPDPHRLHQEKGRREELGGAAALNGSLQYNQNPPHDQDY; via the exons ATGGCGCTGAGCTCGGGCGGGTGGGCTCACACGCCTCCACCGGCACCATCCCCGCCTGTACCCCGGGCCATGCCTTCGCAGGCCAGCTGCCACACCGTGTTAATGTCGGTGCGGGTGTCAGTGTGCCATTCAGGGATCCGTCCGTTATGTCTTCCTGGAGCCGGAGATGAGTGCCTCCGCCTTCAGCTTAGCATGGacccgggccgggccggggaaTTCCGCCTTGCCCTGAGGGACGCTAACGGTACCCGTAGGAGTGTG cctatCGTGGAGTTCGATCTGCGCTCTGTGCGTTACGAGGTCAAGTCCCCGCGTTGTCACGAGCTGTGTCTGGACACACCCCCCCACGACCGCATCAGCTTCAACTTCTGCTGTGAGAAGGAGGCGCAGGAGTGGGCCACCGTGGTGATGTCATCCCTGAGGGAGGCCCACAGAG tggcaGACAGCtcccccctgctggtcgatgaGAAACAGCCCAACCCGGAGCCTGCAGAACAGCATGGTTCTCTCCCCTTATACAGCACAG aggagctgtgtgtggagctgaCGCGAGCCATCGAAGCAGGGGACACGCAGGCTGCTTCACAGCTGGCCACAACCCTGGCccgccagcaggtggcgctcaAGATGCAGCTCTCTGAGAAGAACTACATGGACACAGAGATAAG tcTGGCTGTGGCGGTGGAGGacgcttcctcttcctgttgcaTCACGGTGAAAGTCTTCCCCCACATGACCATTGCGTCGCTCAAGCAGCAG GTGTTCCTGGAGTACGGGTTCCACCCGCGGGTGCAGCGCTGGGTGATCGGGCAGTGCCTGTGCGCGGAGCCGCGCTCGCTGGCGTCCTACGGGGTGCGGCGGGACCGGGACACGGCCTTCCTGTACCTCCTCTCGGCGCGCCAGGCCCGTCTGAGCCGCCAGATGTGCCAGCAGGACCAGGAGAGCGCCCTGCtggcccccccaccgcccagcAACGGGCCCGCGTCCCAGGACTGGAGGGGCTACAGCACCTTGCCCTCCAGACTGTCCCACGGCACCACGG GCAATAGTGGGGGCGGGTCTGAGAGACTTGGTGTTGGTGAAATCCGGGACCTCCTGAACCTTGACCAGCTACATCTGAATGAAGCCCCAGTCCCAAATAATCCAAAAACACAG ctggGATGGTCGTGTCCCTCGTGTACCTTCATAAACAAGCCCACTCGTCCCGGCTGTGAGATCTGCAGCACTGACCGGCCCCCGAGCTACAGACAGGACCCGCCGGACCCACACCGCCTGCACCAG gagaaagggaggagggaagagctGGGTGGGGCGGCAGCACTGAACGGATCGCTGCAGTATAACCAAAACCCGCCGCACGACCAGGActactga